The following DNA comes from Kryptolebias marmoratus isolate JLee-2015 unplaced genomic scaffold, ASM164957v2 Scaffold186, whole genome shotgun sequence.
CAAATCAAACCTATGGAAAGTCTGGTTCTGGTCAACACAGCAAGACATGAACAATAAGTACCAAATATGTCCTGCTGATGTCCAACATGAAGATCCACGCAGGCCTCACTGAGTAGCTGGTGTTGGTACCGGTTCTCTTCTGTGCCTCGCTCAGGTACTGACCCATGAACCCGTTCGTCTCAGCCGTACCTAGAACCTTAGGTATGGACAAGTTGTGGTATTTCTGTGGTGGATCCTTTTTCAGTGCACCtctctgtctgacagctggCTGATTTCTCTCCATGTTGTCTTGATCGAAGCCATGGGGGACAATGCTCCTTAGTGCTTGTAGGCTTGGTCTTATAGCTGAGGTGCGTACCAGCCTATTGGTCTCTGTGATGGTGTCAGTAAGGATACTGAGCAGTGCTGCACTCACATCTAGCAGACTCCTAGGGTGCAGGTAGCTATCTAGCTTGGTCACAATCTTCATTCTCTGGTCAGCTGCTCTTGTATTCAGCTTCTCAGGATTTTATACCCATTTTCAGACGATGGAGATGATGGCGTCTCCCCCCTGACCTGTCGTCCTGCCTCCCCTTGCCTTGGTGTGATTGTAGGTTTGTAGGAATGATTGTAGGAATGTTGGAACACTGGGTTCGAAGTTGTTTCAGGGTCAGTTTGGATGATGGGTACCTATGATCCCACATCCTTTTAGCCCCTCTCTCTGGGCTCATATGGCAGCATTCCAAGTGTTGAGTTCTCTGCCCTCATCCATGAATGTCCTGTTCCTGTAGCCCATTTCTCCTCAGAATGTCCTGGTTCTCCAAGATCTCACATGAACCTTGTTCATCCGGGCGATGGTCGAGCCGGCATGGCATCACTTTTATATCTCTTGCTCATGACGCCACAAAGATTCAACCAATCACAGCACttttcgtcttcttcttctgatgatAAAGATGTCCTGACACCAAACACCACTGACTGAGAAATAAACAGCATTCAGCTCACTTCTAACCTGATaaacatcatgttttatttgtctttttcttcttgtttactAATAAACCTTCAGTTTAACATGGTGTTGAAATGTGTCACATaacagatttgaaataaaaaataataatttatattctGAGTTGCCTTCACAAGCTGTAGGCAGAATTGGATATTTCACTTTTCATCAAGGTAAAACTTCAAGTGTCCCACCTGTGTCAGAGTTTATTATCTAAACTGAAGCCAGCTGTTCTGTCCTGACTGTTTACAGGAGGGACTCTAACTCTAGCATTTCCGACAGTTCTGGGCGGTCCGTGAACGCGTCTAACGGAACCGTTAGAAGTTAACGGTTCCGTTTCTCATCATCGTTTTTCTGTGAAGATTGAaatggaccagaaccagaacggGCCGCTCCAATCCGTCCGGATCTTTGCTCTGAACTCCTTCAGGCTGGACCCGGACAGATGGCGGGACTTGGAGACGGACGAGATCAACGCGGAGGTTCTGAAcgggttctgcagcagccagGAGCAGCGGCCGCTGTTCGTCCACCTGCAGCCGGACTCCGGGGTCCGAGCCGACCTCAGCTTCCCCCCGGGAGTCCACACCAAGGTCCTGTGTGTGTCCAAGACTGTCCGAGACAGCCGAACCGAGCTGGACCTGGAGGAGatagaaggaggaggaggtctaAGCGTCCTGATTGGACTCACTGAGGAGGTGACCTCCTTCAAAACCAGAACCGGAGCTTTATTATGTGTCCGAACCGAACCCAACAGAACCCGACAGAACCAGTCCAACTTCTGACTAACGGGTTCCAAGATGTTCAGAATCTAAGTTcagctccacttcctgtctgtcttcaGGTCGCCTGTCCGTTGCTTAGCAACTGTGCGAGCCGCAACAGGTGGGCTGGGGGCGTGGCCCAGGAGGCTCTGACGGtcctggagaggaagaggagggcagCGATGGTGATGAAGGCTCAGATGGAAGGACACACATTCCTGCCTCACCCTGATGCTGTCAGCAGCCACAACAGCCGCCATGATGGTCACCATGACAACAGAGGGACTGTGGCCCATACAGAGCTGTAAGACCGATGTTACCTtcacctgtctcacctgtaCCTGTCTCACCTGTACCTGTCTCACCCCCAATCAAGGACTTATATCCTACAGCCATGACACGAAGAACTAAACTCATTAATCAGGAGTTAATTATTATAACCACAGTTTAATTAGTTATCTTATTCATAgcctgtttttaacatttataaagaGCTTCTTTTGCTTCCTCTGCTGAGTCTCCATCTAACTCAGTTGGCTGCCTGAAGGACATCATCAGAGGTCAGGgagcacagctggaaacatctggtaATCGTTGAGTCgatcagcagattctaacctgttaaatgaaaagaaactgaTTAAAGTCACTGTTGATTTCCTGATAAGTTCTCTCAGCTGCATACTTTAAatacaatcaataaaaaaaacttgtaaaaagtttttttcagtttgaaaagtttctaatacaataataaagagaGTTGAGTAACATTAGCTACAGGGTCACCTGACTGTGTTTTGTGTAAGATAAGGGATCACATTAATATTTGAACACTGAGTAGATCTGTGATATAACAT
Coding sequences within:
- the LOC108229500 gene encoding dynein heavy chain 17, axonemal, producing the protein MDQNQNGPLQSVRIFALNSFRLDPDRWRDLETDEINAEVLNGFCSSQEQRPLFVHLQPDSGVRADLSFPPGVHTKVLCVSKTVRDSRTELDLEEIEGGGGLSVLIGLTEEVACPLLSNCASRNRWAGGVAQEALTVLERKRRAAMVMKAQMEGHTFLPHPDAVSSHNSRHDGHHDNRGTVAHTELKVSDVALLHACEGTVVEWAELVSDFVHQDWSRQVLDGLKPLPAEEIDFWQSRLKNLLFLQSQLKSSKAQQVASILRAADSIYWSILKDIDREVQKGKQTLFLHLREEHV